Proteins encoded together in one Vitis vinifera cultivar Pinot Noir 40024 chromosome 4, ASM3070453v1 window:
- the LOC100257708 gene encoding NAD(P)H-quinone oxidoreductase subunit U, chloroplastic — translation MAVTSTSATASLLRPNFRTSPPRHGGQFSNSIAIAFKPRRFRIRSSGDAPLETTDESDSNSPVETPKGPPSLISALNVEKALRGIAITDADHYGRLGLQRECSYDQVTVAYKRKVEELKSQELDEEEANNKLGLLKESYSILSSPKERRLYDWSLARSEKRDRYAWPFEVEKAKTPTEEPPAQEPEDVRPTILVGYFLFAWLILSFTLSIALNR, via the exons ATGGCTGTGACTTCCACTTCCGCCACCGCCTCCCTTCTCCGGCCAAATTTCAGAACGTCGCCGCCACGACACGGCGGCCAATTCTCAAATTCAATTGCGATCGCGTTCAAGCCGCGAAGATTCCGGATAAGGAGCTCCGGTGATGCTCCGCTGGAAACTACAGATGAATCAGACTCAAACAGTCCTGTTGAGACTCCGAAGGGACCTCCGTCTTTGATCTCGGCTTTGAATGTTGAAAAAGCTCTTCGCGGCATTG CGATTACTGATGCAGATCACTACGGCAGACTTGGACTTCAGAGAGAATGCTCATACGATCAA GTTACAGTTGCATATAAGAGAAAGGTTGAAGAACTGAAGAGTCAGGAATTGGATGAAGAGGAAGCTAACAACAAGCTTGGCCTCCTAAAG GAATCATATTCGATTTTGTCATCTCCGAAAGAGAGAAGATTATACGATTGGAGCTTGGCCAGAAGTGAGAAACGAGACAGATATGCCTGGCCTTTCGAGGTCGAGAAAGCAAAAACTCCCACAGAGGAGCCTCCTGCTCAG GAACCGGAAGATGTGAGGCCTACTATTTTAGTGGGATACTTCTTGTTTGCTTGGTTGATTTTATCCTTCACGTTATCTATCGCTCTCAATAGATAG